In Lycium ferocissimum isolate CSIRO_LF1 chromosome 11, AGI_CSIRO_Lferr_CH_V1, whole genome shotgun sequence, a single genomic region encodes these proteins:
- the LOC132037673 gene encoding ras-related protein RABA1f — protein sequence MGAYRAEDDYDYLFKVVLIGDSGVGKSNLLSRFSRNEFSLESKSTIGVEFATRSIHVEDKVVKAQIWDTAGQERYRAITSAYYRGAVGALLVYDVTRHVTFENVERWLKELRDHTDSNIVIMLVGNKSDLRHLRAVSTEDAKAFAEKESTFFMETSALESLNVENAFTEVLTQIHRVVSKKALEAGDDPAALPKGQTINIGNKDDVSAVKKVGCCSS from the exons ATGGGGGCATACAGAGCtgaagatgattatgattacttgTTCAAAGTAGTGCTAATTGGTGATTCAGGTGTTGGTAAATCTAACCTACTTTCTAGATTTAGTCGTAATGAGTTTAGCCTTGAGTCTAAGTCCACTATTGGTGTTGAGTTTGCTACGCGTAGTATCCATGTTGAGGATAAAGTTGTTAAAGCTCAGATTTGGGATACTGCTGGTCAGGAACG ATATCGAGCAATCACGAGTGCTTACTATCGAGGAGCTGTTGGTGCATTGCTGGTTTATGACGTCACTCGTCATGTGACTTTCGAGAATGTGGAGAGATGGTTGAAGGAGCTCAGAGATCATACTGACTCAAACATTGTCATAATGCTTGTGGGAAATAAGTCAGATTTGCGTCACTTGCGGGCTGTTTCCACTGAGGATGCCAAGGCATTTGCTGAGAAGGAGAGTACTTTTTTCATGGAGACATCTGCTCTGGAGTCCTTGAATGTGGAAAACGCCTTCACAGAGGTGCTCACACAAATACACCGTGTTGTGAGCAAGAAAGCTCTTGAAGCAGGAGATGACCCAGCAGCATTGCCTAAGGGGCAGACTATTAATATCGGAAACAAGGACGATGTTTCAGCAGTTAAGAAAGTCGGGTGCTGTTCTTCTTAA
- the LOC132037674 gene encoding uncharacterized protein LOC132037674, with the protein MSMNYIVKSSLIFPARQNTLNLCFCYLFNQVAGVAVIFEVQRSSRSEARKEEVRKQELEAMKQRDEELSREIEFLKNRISELEKHAKTRGLSSMFSIGHAEGTQDKVKAG; encoded by the exons ATGTCTATGAATTACATTGTCAAGTCTTCTCTTATTTTTCCAGCAAGGCAGAACACCCTCAATCTATGCTTTTGTTATCTGTTTAATCAGGTCGCTGGAGTGGCTGTTATCTTTGAGGTGCAAAGAAGTTCCAGGTCTGAAGCTAGAAAGGAGGAAGTTCGGAAGCAGGAATTAGAG GCAATGAAGCAGCGAGATGAAGAGCTGAGTAGAGAGATTGAGTTCCTCAAGAACAGAATTAGTGAACTGGAGAAACATGCCAAGACACGAGGGTTAAGTAGCATGTTTAGCATTGGTCATGCAGAAGGCACTCAAGATAAAGTAAAAGCTGGTTGA